CGATTGTTCTAAAATTTAGAGCTACAACCCAAACTTATTTCAgcaaaataatatttagaaattCTGATTGCTAAGAACTGGATGGTAAAATAAAAGGATACtgaaatatacaaaatttaaattttggagaaaatagtaaaatgaaaTGCAAGAACAAATAAGGACGCTTGGTGGCGCTCCAGGATAAGAGTGTGAAGAATGGGCTCTGCAGACGCCCAGGACGCCATCTCTTCAAGCAGAGAACCAGAACTTTGGCTGCTGTCTGAAGGAGAAGGTAATAAGAAAGGTTTCTGGGAGAATTTGGGAAGAAGGTGTCTCTCTAATCGGATTTAGTTCAATATTTTAACGAACCCTGACTGGATTGTAATCGCCTTGAAGAAGCAGCGCCCTCCGGACTGCATCTGAACAATGGAGACAGCTGTAGCAAAAACGCCAGCGAAAAGGCAAGTCGTTTTCCTTACTATGTTGCTGCTTTTGTGGGAGGCTGATTCTGAGGCGATTAGATATTCCATGCCAGAAGAAACGGAGAGTGGCTACTTGGTGGCTAACCTGGCCAAAGATCTGGGGCTCAGGGTGGGGGAACTGGCCACCAGAGGGGCTCAAATCCATTCCAAAGGAAACAAAGAGCTCTTGCAGCTGGATGCAGAGACCGGGAATTTGCTTCTGAGAGAAAAACCAGATCGTGAGGTGCTGTGTGGGGTGACAGACCCCTGTGTGCTGCATTTCCAGCTCATTCTGGAAAACCCTGTGCAGTTCTTCCAAACTGACCTGCAGATCACAGACATAAACGACCATTCTCCAGAGTTCCCTCACAGGGAAATGCTTCTAAAAATCCCTGAGAGTGCCCAGTCAGGAACTGTGTTTCCTCTGAAAGCAGCTCAGGACTCTGACATAGGGAACAATGCTGTTCAGAACTACACAGTCAACCCCAACCTCCATTTCCATGTGGTTACTCAGAGTCGCGCTGATGGCAGCAAATACCCAGAGCTGGTGCTGGACAGAGCCCTGGACAGGGAAGAGCAGAGTGAGCTCACTCTAACCCTCACTGCTGTGGATGGTGGGTCTCCTCCCAGGTCTGGGACCACCATAGTTCACATTGAAGTCGTGGACATCAATGATAACGCTCCCCAGTTTGTACAGTCGCTCTATGAGGTGCAGGTCCCTGAGAACAGCCCTCTCAATGCATTAATTGTCACGGTCTCTGCCAGGGATTTAGATGTGGGAACTTATGGGAATGTAGCCTACTCTCTGTTTCAGGGCCGTGGAGTTACTCAACCATTTGTAATAGACGAGATCACAGGAGAAATTCGTCTGAGTGATGAGTTGGATTTCGAGGTAAATAGTCATTATAGCATAGAAATCGCAGCCATGGATGGAGGAGGCCTTTCAGGGAAATGCACTGTGTCTGTACAAGTGTTGGATGTGAATGACAACGCCCCAGAGCTGACCATCAGAAAGCTCACAATTCCTGTCCCAGAAAACTCCCCAGAGACTGTAgttgctgttttcagtgtttctgaTTCAGATTCTGGCGACAATGGGAGGATGgtgtgttctgttcagaatgaTCTTCCATTCGTTTTAAAGCCCACATTTGAGAACTATTACACTTTAATGACAGAGGGGCCActagacagagagagcagagctgagTACAACATCACCATCACAGTCACCGACATGGGCACACCCAGGCTCACAACACAGCACACCATAACAGTGCAGGTGTCTGACGTCAACGACAACGCTCCAGCCTTCACACAAACCTCCTACACCCTGTTTGTCCAGGAGAACAACAGCCCCGCCCTGCACATAGGCACCATCAGTGCCACAGACTCAGACTCAGGCTCCAATGCCCACATCATCTACTCTGTGCTGCCCACCCACGACCCTCAGCTGGCTCTTTCCTCGCTCATCTCCATCA
The genomic region above belongs to Peromyscus leucopus breed LL Stock chromosome 19, UCI_PerLeu_2.1, whole genome shotgun sequence and contains:
- the LOC114686184 gene encoding protocadherin beta-6-like — encoded protein: METAVAKTPAKRQVVFLTMLLLLWEADSEAIRYSMPEETESGYLVANLAKDLGLRVGELATRGAQIHSKGNKELLQLDAETGNLLLREKPDREVLCGVTDPCVLHFQLILENPVQFFQTDLQITDINDHSPEFPHREMLLKIPESAQSGTVFPLKAAQDSDIGNNAVQNYTVNPNLHFHVVTQSRADGSKYPELVLDRALDREEQSELTLTLTAVDGGSPPRSGTTIVHIEVVDINDNAPQFVQSLYEVQVPENSPLNALIVTVSARDLDVGTYGNVAYSLFQGRGVTQPFVIDEITGEIRLSDELDFEVNSHYSIEIAAMDGGGLSGKCTVSVQVLDVNDNAPELTIRKLTIPVPENSPETVVAVFSVSDSDSGDNGRMVCSVQNDLPFVLKPTFENYYTLMTEGPLDRESRAEYNITITVTDMGTPRLTTQHTITVQVSDVNDNAPAFTQTSYTLFVQENNSPALHIGTISATDSDSGSNAHIIYSVLPTHDPQLALSSLISINADNGQLFALRALDYEALQAFEFHVGATDQGSPALSSQALVRVLVLDANDNAPFVLYPLQNASAPCTELLPRAAEPGYLVTKVVAVDRDSGQNAWLSFQLLKATEPGLFSVWAHNGEVRTSRLLSERDAPKHRLLLLVKDNGDPPRSASVTLHVLLVDGFSQPYLPLPEVARDPAQDNDDFLTLYLVIALASVSSLFLLSVLLFVGVRLCRRARAASLGACYVPEGHFPGHLVDISRTGTLSQSYQYEVCLTGDSGTGEFKFLKPMIPNLFQDAGREVKESPHCRDSFVFS